GCCCATCGGATCGCGAACGATAGATAGTCCAGGAGTGCGAGGTCTCCATACGGAGTATTCGTCACTGTGTACGGGCCGTCCTCACTCAGTGCGATATTGTAGAATGGACCGCCGGAAACATTCGCTTTATGGTAGTAGTCGGGGCTCACGGGAAAGCGGAATACTTCATATGCTTCCAAGTAAGATTCGGTGTCGGCAAGGTAATCACTGAGTTCTGCCAGGGCGGACTCCGGCGAATCAATCATGAGCGGGTCGGGGTACTCACAACCGCCCCAAGCCTGCGGCGGGGTCCCGCTGAAGTCGATGGAGTCCAAACGGCGATAAAAGTCCCGCAGTTCCTGCGGCAAAGGAAAGTGTTTCTCTAATTCTGCGATCGAATCAGCGGTCTGATTCGTCGCCATCCGTACTGGCGTCGCGGAAACGAATTGATAGCCTGCTTGTTCGAGGTTCTTAACCAACCCGGATAGCTTAACGATGATGTCTTCCATGGTGTGAACGCGGAATGGCGGATAACGTATTAAGTTCCCCGAAGTTGCGCGAAGCGCAATTTGTCCGCAGCACGGCGCGGCGCGCGCACTTC
The sequence above is drawn from the Leptospirales bacterium genome and encodes:
- a CDS encoding SMI1/KNR4 family protein; translation: MEDIIVKLSGLVKNLEQAGYQFVSATPVRMATNQTADSIAELEKHFPLPQELRDFYRRLDSIDFSGTPPQAWGGCEYPDPLMIDSPESALAELSDYLADTESYLEAYEVFRFPVSPDYYHKANVSGGPFYNIALSEDGPYTVTNTPYGDLALLDYLSFAIRWAGFPGLSRTMGHTWPVAQLRP